Proteins encoded within one genomic window of Paramisgurnus dabryanus chromosome 13, PD_genome_1.1, whole genome shotgun sequence:
- the spire1b gene encoding protein spire homolog 1 — protein sequence MARRKDDDAAAAAGGRDLIDDADDAHPIMDSEDETYLSLEEILNLYNQPINEEQAWAVCYQCCRSLSQGKDDTEASAGAGDVKCGDVRIYKDGAVRLHYTSGTQNPTRSSTQQVIESLGIVIYKALDYGLHESEERELSPPLERLIDLMTNVADTESDSCTDEGYEAAEEEEDGRKQNPAHSYRIRGYSDIITLCSLHLPSPSDALGHYQAVCRALYAETRELHTFLKKIKSVKENLRKIEGDTVDDQGRELNELQNADWAWLWVQVMRDLRTGVKLKKVQERQYNLLPIEFQLTPYEMLMDDIRSKRYKLRKVMVNGDIPPKLKKSAHEVILEFIRSRPPLNPVAARKLKPQAERPPSLHERILEEIKTERKLRPVSPDQIRRSRLAIRPLSMSQSFDSSDVSSADGSIKASSSLSLANGVSSLQPNTSSGFQRRRLQAPTLSELEISDSDDETTDQKSVSCSSISTSMMDDTSPESVLGKKTPPMFLPISSTPQPERRQTAQRRHSIEKETPTCVRQFLPPSRQSSKSLEEFCFPVECLALTVQEVMHIRQVLVKAELEKFQQYKDVYNALKKGKLCFCCRIKRFSFFTWSYTCQFCKRPVCSQCCKKMRLPSKPYASLPIYSLGPSTLKRDAAVPTSDKPSTSQHRPSLQRAVSRLSKPTRQSSSSQDEPELPKELMEDWTTMEVCVDCKKFISDIIASGKQSLSLANKRARLKRKTQSFIMGSEKSSDYRPSERTINEV from the exons ATGGCCCGCAGGAAAGATGAtgatgctgctgctgctgcagGCGGACGGGACCTGATTGATGATGCTGATGATGCGCATCCCATCATGGACAGTGAAGATGAGACATATCTTTCTCTCGAAGAGATTTTAAATCTATACAATCAGCCCATCAATGAGGAGCAGGCCTGGGCTGTTTGCTATCAGTGCTGTCGCTCTTTATCACAGGGGAAGGATGATACCGAAGCATCTGCTGGTGCCGGAGATGTGAAATGTGGAGATGTGAGGATTTATAAAGACGGAGCCGTGCGTTTGCATTACACATCAG GTACACAGAATCCCACCCGTTCATCCACACAG CAGGTGATCGAGTCTCTGGGGATTGTGATCTATAAAGCTCTGGATTATGGACTGCATGAAAGTGAAGAGCGAGAACTGAGCCCACCGCTCGAGCGCCTCATCGATCTCATGACAAATGTGGCCGACACAGAGAGCGACTCCTGCACCGATGAAGGATATGAAGCCGCTGAGGAAGAGGAAGATGGCCGCAAACAAAATCCAGCCCATTCATACCGTATCAGGGGATACAGTGACATCATTACG CTGTGTAGTCTTCATCTGCCCAGTCCTTCAGATGCGCTCGGTCATTATCAGGCCGTGTGTCGGGCGCTCTACGCCGAAACCAGAGAGCTTCACACCTTCCTGAAGAAGATCAAGAGTGTCAAAGAG AACCTGCGTAAGATAGAGGGAGACACGGTCGACGATCAAGGCAGAGAGTTAAACGAGCTGCAGAATGCTGATTGG GCTTGGCTGTGGGTTCAAGTGATGAGAGATCTGAGAACAGGTGTAAAGCTGAAGAAGGTACAGGAGCGTCAGTATAACCTGCTACCCATTGAGTTTCAGCTCACACCGTATGAGATGCTAATGGATGACATCCGCTCCAAACGCTACAAACTACGCAAAGTCATG gtGAATGGAGACATTCCCCCCAAGTTAAAGAAAAGTGCTCATGAGGTTATACTTGAGTTTATCAGGTCCAGACCTCCTCTCAACCCT GTGGCAGCACGAAAGCTGAAACCACAGGCCGAACGTCCACCCAGCCTGCATGAACGTATACTAGAAGAGATCAAGACGGAGCGCAAACTCAGACCCGTTTCACCTGATCAGATCCGCAGGAGTCGACTCG CAATTCGGCCTCTTAGTATGTCTCAGAGTTTTGATTCATCAG ATGTGTCCTCTGCTGATGGCTCTATTAAAGCCTCCAGCTCTCTGTCATTGGCCAATGGTGTATCGTCGCTTCAACCCAACACCTCCAGTGGGTTTCAGAGGAGACGACTTCAAGCCCCGACCCTCTCCGAGCTGGAAATTTCAGATTCAGAT GATGAGACCACAGATCAAAAGTCGGTCAGCTGTTCCAGTATCTCTACATCTATGATGGATGACACATCTCCAGAATCTGTGCTCGGGAAGAAAA CTCCGCCCATGTTCCTGCCCATCTCATCCACACCGCAGCCCGAGAGACGACAGACGGCTCAGCGGCGACATTCGATCGAGAAAGAAACGCCGACCTGTGTCCGACAGTTTCTGCCTCCATCCAGACAGAGCTCGAAATCCTTA GAGGAGTTTTGTTTTCCTGTGGAGTGTTTGGCTTTGACCGTACAGGAGGTGATGCACATTCGCCAGGTTTTGGTCAAAGCTGAGCTGGAGAAGTTTCAGCAGTATAAAGACGTATATAACGCACTGAAGAAGGGGAAG CTCTGTTTCTGCTGCCGGATAAAAAGATTTTCTTTCTTCACCTGGTCGTACACCTGTCAGTTCTGTAAAAG GCCCGTGTGTTCACAATGCTGTAAGAAA ATGCGGCTGCCATCAAAGCCTTATGCAAGTCTACCTATTTACTCACTGGGTCCATCCACACTGAAACGAGACGCTGCTGTTCCCACGTCAGATAAACCCAGCACGAGTCAACATCGGCCCAGCCTTCAGAGAGCTGTGTCCAG ATTATCCAAGCCTACGAGACAGTCGTCCTCTTCCCAAGATGAACCGGAGCTTCCCAAAGAGCTGATGGAGGACTGGACTACCATGGAGGTTTGTGTTGACTGTAAGAAGTTCATCTCTGATATCATCGCCTCCGGTAAGCAAAGTCTCTCTCTGGCCAACAAACGGGCGCGCTTGAAGCGTAAGACTCAGTCTTTCATTATGGGATCTGAGAAGAGTTCAGACTACAGACCGTCAGAGAGGACCATCAATGAAGTATAA
- the atp6v1c1a gene encoding V-type proton ATPase subunit C 1-A, with protein sequence MTEFWLISAPGEKTCQQTWDKMMTATTRTNNLSTNNKFNIPDLKVGTLDVLVGLSDELAKLDSFVESVVKKVAQYMADVLEDSRDKVQENLLANGVDLVTYVTRFQWDMAKYPIKQSLKNISEIVSKQVSQIDNDLKLRASAYNNLKGNLQNLERKNAGSLLTRSLADIVKRDDFVLDSEYLITMLVVVPKVNYGDWQRTYETLAEMVVPRSTNLLFEDHDSGLFTVTLFRKAIDDFRHKARENKFVVRDFQYNEEEMKADKEEMTRLSTDKKKQFGPLVRWLKVNFSEAFIAWIHIKALRVFVESVLRYGLPVNFQAMLLQPNKKNMKKLREVLYDLYKHLDSSAAAIIDQSAMDIPGLNLSQQEYYPYVYYKIDCNLLDFK encoded by the exons ATGACGGAGTTCTGGTTAATTTCTGCGCCTGGAGAGAAAACATGCCAGCAAACATGGGACAAAATGATGACGGCTACGACTCGAACCAACAACCTTTCCACCAATAACAAATTCAACATTCCTGATCTCAAG GTCGGGACGTTGGATGTGTTAGTTGGGCTGTCTGATGAACTGGCCAAACTGGACTCTTTTGTGGAGAG TGTGGTGAAGAAAGTGGCTCAGTACATGGCTGATGTTCTGGAGGACAGTCGAGATAAAGTCCAGGAGAACCTGCTGGCTAATGGAG tCGATCTGGTCACTTACGTCACAAGATTTCAGTGGGATATGGCCAAGTATCCGATCAAACAGTCTTTGAAAAACATTTCTGAAATTGTATCAAAG CAAGTATCACAGATCGACAACGACCTGAAACTTCGGGCGTCTGCTTACAACAATCTGAAGGGAAACTTACAGAACCTGGAGAGGAAGAATGC AGGAAGTCTGCTGACCAGAAGTCTGGCTGATATTGTCAAGAGAGATGACTTTGTTCTTGACTCCGAGTATCTCATTACCATGCTGGTGGTGGTACCAAA GGTGAATTATGGCGACTGGCAACGCACATACGAGACGCTTGCAGAAATGGTTGTGCCACGATCCACAAA TCTGCTATTCGAGGATCACGACAGCGGTCTGTTCACAGTTACGCTCTTCAGAAAAGCCATCGATGACTTCCGACACAAGGCCAGAGAAAACAA ATTCGTAGTGAGAGACTTTCAGTACAATGAGGAGGAGATGAAGGCTGATAAAGAAGAAATGACCAGACTCTCTACTGACAAGAAGAAGCAATTT GGACCTCTGGTACGATGGCTGAAAGTAAACTTCAGTGAAGCATTTATCGCCTGGATCCACATTAAAGCTCTGAGGGTCTTTGTGGAATCTGTGTTAAG ATATGGATTACCTGTGAACTTCCAAGCGATGTTGCTACAGCCTAACAAGAAGAACATGAAGAAACTGAGGGAGGTTCTGTATGATCTTTACAAACATCTGGACAGCAGCGCGGCGGCCATCATCGAC CAATCGGCCATGGACATTCCCGGTTTGAACCTGAGTCAGCAGGAGTATTATCCTTACGTGTACTACAAAATCGACTGCAACCTGCTGGACTTCAAATAG
- the baalca gene encoding BAALC binder of MAP3K1 and KLF4 a yields the protein MLTLVSMGCGGSRSAMIEPRYLESRDTESTWLTNTDTEVTQLATGTGAHNPNGTGDNENTAPTGSGKREDQGSCVKERKLVNAGTQCSRSSTLASISKQRSAQRDEVKNKSKKISPADVSKSPVPL from the exons ATGCTGACGCTGGTCTCGATGGGTTGCGGTGGAAGTAGATCTGCTATGATCGAGCCCCGATATCTCGAGAGCAGAGACACCGAGTCGACGTGGCTCACGAACACGGACACGGAGGTCACGCAGCTGGCCACCGGTACCGGCGCACACAATCCGAACGGAACCGGCGACAACGAAAACACAGCGCCCACCGGTTCAG gTAAAAGAGAAGATCAAGGCTCTTGTGTGAAGGAGAGGAAGCTGGTGAATGCTGGGACTCAATGCAGTAGATCCTCAACACTCGCCAGCATCAGTAAACAGAGATCAGCACAGAGAGATGAG gttaaaaataaatcaaagaaAATCTCTCCCGCTGATGTGTCGAAGAGTCCTGTCCCGCTGTGA